Proteins from one bacterium genomic window:
- a CDS encoding zinc-ribbon domain containing protein: MYTEQTITCVDCNTQFPFTTSEQEFFAEKGFTTPPRRCKPCRMAAKANREGGRGSFGGGGYGGGRSGGFGAQREMHDATCSACGVTTQVPFRPNGSKPVYCRDCFRK, from the coding sequence ATGTACACCGAACAAACCATCACGTGCGTGGACTGCAACACGCAGTTCCCCTTCACCACCTCCGAGCAGGAGTTCTTCGCCGAAAAGGGTTTCACCACCCCTCCCCGTCGCTGCAAGCCCTGCCGCATGGCGGCCAAGGCCAACCGCGAAGGCGGCCGCGGCAGCTTCGGCGGCGGCGGTTACGGCGGCGGCCGTAGCGGCGGCTTCGGCGCCCAGCGCGAGATGCACGACGCGACCTGCAGCGCCTGCGGCGTCACCACCCAGGTGCCCTTCCGTCCGAATGGGTCGAAGCC
- the infA gene encoding translation initiation factor IF-1, giving the protein MKEETIEVEGIIQEALSNGMFRVLLDNDVVVLGHLAGKMRKFRIKVLQGDRVKIELSPYDLTRGRISFRKRA; this is encoded by the coding sequence ATGAAAGAGGAAACCATCGAGGTCGAGGGCATCATCCAAGAAGCGCTCTCGAACGGCATGTTCCGGGTCTTGCTCGACAACGACGTGGTGGTTCTGGGCCACTTGGCAGGCAAGATGCGCAAGTTCCGCATCAAGGTCCTGCAAGGCGATCGGGTTAAAATCGAGCTCTCCCCCTATGACCTGACCAGAGGTCGCATCAGTTTCCGTAAGCGGGCCTAG